A genome region from Labrus mixtus chromosome 9, fLabMix1.1, whole genome shotgun sequence includes the following:
- the LOC132979855 gene encoding complement C1q and tumor necrosis factor-related protein 9B-like has product MAHEPGRGDSISPSGTVGFTAKLNVCDSYPSHSGVLKFGTVLVNEGGGYCPNTGIFTCPKDGLYHFTVHASVYGRGQCFIIKDGEKVVSLYHTTLPDKCSQVASVSSVIKLCTNEKVWVDIWGPGRNDIFATEDNDTVFVGMCLG; this is encoded by the exons ATGGCTCATGAACCAGGCCGGGGAGACAGCATTTCCCCATCAG GCACAGTAGGCTTCACAGCCAAGCTGAATGTTTGTGATAGCTACCCCTCTCACTCTGGAGTCCTGAAGTTTGGCACTGTGCTGGTCAACGAGGGAGGAGGCTACTGTCCTAACACAGGCATCTTCACCTGCCCAAAGGATGGCCTCTATCACTTCACTGTGCATGCTTCTGTGTATGGGCGTGGGCAGTGTTTTATAATCAAAGACGGAGAGAAAGTAGTGTCTCTGTATCACACCACTCTGCCTGATAAATGTAGCCAAGTGGCGAGTGTGAGCAGTGTGATCAAACTGTGTACAAATGAAAAAGTCTGGGTGGATATCTGGGGGCCTGGCAGAAATGATATCTTTGCAACTGAAGATAATGACACTGTGTTTGTTGGAATGTGTTTGGGTTGA
- the LOC132980052 gene encoding complement C1q and tumor necrosis factor-related protein 9B-like: MAHHCPSVVHSIGTVGFTAKLNVCDSYPSHSGVLKFGTVLVNEGGGYCPNTGIFTCPKDGLYHFTVHASVYGRGQCFIIKDGTKVVSLYHTTLPDKRSQVASVSSVIKLCTNEKVWVDIWGPGRNDIFATEDNDTVFVGMCLG, translated from the exons ATGGCTCATCATTGCCCATCag TTGTCCACTCTATAGGCACAGTAGGCTTCACAGCCAAGCTGAATGTTTGTGATAGCTACCCCTCTCACTCTGGAGTCCTGAAGTTTGGCACTGTGCTGGTCAACGAGGGAGGAGGCTACTGTCCTAACACAGGCATCTTCACCTGCCCAAAGGATGGCCTCTATCACTTCACTGTGCATGCTTCTGTGTATGGGCGTGGGCAGTGTTTTATAATCAAAGACGGAACCAAAGTAGTGTCTCTGTATCACACCACTCTGCCTGATAAACGTAGCCAAGTGGCGAGTGTGAGCAGTGTGATCAAACTGTGTACAAATGAAAAAGTCTGGGTGGATATCTGGGGGCCTGGCAGAAATGATATCTTTGCAACTGAAGATAATGACACTGTGTTTGTTGGAATGTGTTTGGGTTGA
- the lbhl gene encoding uncharacterized protein lbhl isoform X2, whose protein sequence is MEEFSGQNANCEDMQRKDQRIPFQIFPDPVEVVLGPETLNSLDHNSEKERLPSIVVEPTEVSEVESGELRWPPENMDMEEDEEDLFLEQCIPPANIADWGEEDEEEEEETSVILNPQPGLTLIDLQSDAFRDETPTLPPSSAPALN, encoded by the exons atggaggaatTCAGTGGCCAAAATGCAAACTGTGAAGACATGCAAAGGAAGGACCAAAGAATACCATTCCAG ATCTTCCCTGACCCAGTCGAGGTTGTTCTGGGCCCAGAGACCTTGAACAGCCTTGACCACAACAGTGAGAAGGAACGTCTGCCCTCCATTGTTGTTGAACCCACAGAGGTGAGCGAGGTGGAGAGCGGAGAGCTGCGCTGGCCTCCAGAGAACATGGACatggaggaagatgaggaggaccTGTTCTTGGAGCAGTGCATCCCCCCGGCAAACATTGCAGACTGGggggaagaggacgaggaagaggaagaggaaacatcAGTTATTCTTAACCCGCAGCCGGGGTTGACACTCATTG ACCTTCAGTCAGATGCATTCAGAGATGAAACGCCCACGCTTCCACCGAGCAGCGCTCCAGCCCTCAACTGA
- the polr2i gene encoding DNA-directed RNA polymerase II subunit RPB9, whose translation MDLETGTYEPGFVGIRFCQECNNMLYPKEDKENRILLYACRNCDYQQEADNSCIYVNKITHEVDELTQIIADVSQDPTLPRTEDHPCPKCGHKEAVFFQSHSMKAEDAMRLYYVCTAPHCGHRWTE comes from the exons ATGGATTTAGAAACTGGAACATACGAGCCAGGGTTTGTTGGGATACGGTTTTGCCAAGAATG TAACAACATGTTATACCctaaagaagacaaagaaaaccgTATTCTGCTCTACGCG TGCAGGAACTGTGACTACCAGCAGGAGGCAGACAACAGCTGCATCTATGTCAACAAGATCACCCATGAAGTCGA CGAGCTGACGCAGATCATTGCTGATGTATCTCAAGATCCAACGCTACCAAGGACAGAGGACCACCCCTGTCCCAA ATGTGGCCACAAGGAGGCAGTGTTCTTCCAATCTCACAGTATGAAGGCTGAG GATGCTATGAGACTGTACTACGTCTGCACGGCCCCTCACTGTGGACACAGATGGACAGAGTAA
- the c5ar1 gene encoding C5a anaphylatoxin chemotactic receptor 1, whose translation MDDYIPVTYGDYNFSDLGDLNNIFEELPGTLTPEIQPIQIAALVFYSIVVLLGVPGNALVVWVTGFCMPRSVTSLWFLNLALADLLCCLSIPLLMVPLAHDDHWHFGPLGCTLVRSLFYLVMYCSILQLVLISVDRWLLVSRPIWCQNKRRPKQAVFGCVAIWCLALIGSIPQFVYTKEIKAGEDKRECVTVYSKQSAWIVTSYRFLVGFFLPFLVIVGCHLVVYSKAESGLSRGRARSKRTLRVIVAVVLSFFLCWLPLHILDFLVLLTPRNSPHSPKIYLAHILALCLAYFNSCLNPLLYVCLGRGFKDSMSRSLRNVLHFISEDPNNKVSITNNDTKSTSNLKEMTKI comes from the coding sequence ATGGATGACTATATACCTGTGACATATGGAGACTATAACTTTAGTGACTTAGGTGACTTAAATAACATATTTGAAGAACTTCCTGGAACTTTAACCCCTGAGATTCAGCCAATCCAGATTGCGGCTCTGGTCTTCTACAGCATTGTGGTGCTGCTGGGCGTCCCTGGAAATGCTCTGGTGGTGTGGGTGACGGGGTTCTGCATGCCTCGCTCTGTCACCTCCCTCTGGTTCCTCAACCTAGCGCTGGCTGATCTCCTGTGCTGCCTCTCCATTCCTCTGCTCATGGTCCCTCTGGCCCATGATGACCACTGGCACTTCGGTCCGTTGGGCTGCACTCTGGTCAGAAGCTTGTTTTACCTGGTGATGTACTGCAGCATCCTGCAGCTGGTTCTGATCAGTGTGGATCGCTGGCTGCTGGTCAGCAGACCCATCTGGTGTCAGAACAAGAGGCGACCTAAGCAGGCGGTGTTTGGTTGTGTCGCCATCTGGTGCTTGGCCCTCATAGGCAGCATTCCCCAGTTTGTCTACACCAAGGAGATCAAAGCAGGGGAAGACAAGCGAGAGTGCGTCACTGTGTACTCTAAACAAAGTGCCTGGATCGTCACCTCCTACCGCTTCCTGGTGGGattcttcctccccttcctggTGATCGTCGGCTGTCACTTAGTCGTGTACAGCAAAGCAGAGAGTGGTCTCTCAAGAGGCCGAGCCCGCTCCAAGCGCACGCTGAGGGTCATCGTCGCGGTGGTTCTGAGCTTCTTCCTGTGCTGGCTTCCTTTGCACATCTTGGACTTCCTCGTTCTGCTTACCCCTCGGAATTCTCCTCACAGTCCCAAAATATACCTGGCACACATTTTAGCACTGTGTCTGGCTTATTTCAACAGCTGTCTCAACCCgctgctgtatgtgtgtctggGCCGGGGCTTCAAAGACAGCATGAGCCGCTCCCTGCGCAACGTTCTCCACTTCATCAGCGAGGATCCCAACAACAAAGTGAGCATCACCAACAATGATACTAAGAGCACCAGTAATCTAAAGGAGATGactaaaatctga
- the lbhl gene encoding uncharacterized protein lbhl isoform X1: protein MEEFSGQNANCEDMQRKDQRIPFQLSPMSLQIFPDPVEVVLGPETLNSLDHNSEKERLPSIVVEPTEVSEVESGELRWPPENMDMEEDEEDLFLEQCIPPANIADWGEEDEEEEEETSVILNPQPGLTLIDLQSDAFRDETPTLPPSSAPALN from the exons atggaggaatTCAGTGGCCAAAATGCAAACTGTGAAGACATGCAAAGGAAGGACCAAAGAATACCATTCCAG CTCTCCCCAATGTCCCTTCAGATCTTCCCTGACCCAGTCGAGGTTGTTCTGGGCCCAGAGACCTTGAACAGCCTTGACCACAACAGTGAGAAGGAACGTCTGCCCTCCATTGTTGTTGAACCCACAGAGGTGAGCGAGGTGGAGAGCGGAGAGCTGCGCTGGCCTCCAGAGAACATGGACatggaggaagatgaggaggaccTGTTCTTGGAGCAGTGCATCCCCCCGGCAAACATTGCAGACTGGggggaagaggacgaggaagaggaagaggaaacatcAGTTATTCTTAACCCGCAGCCGGGGTTGACACTCATTG ACCTTCAGTCAGATGCATTCAGAGATGAAACGCCCACGCTTCCACCGAGCAGCGCTCCAGCCCTCAACTGA